A window of the Hordeum vulgare subsp. vulgare chromosome 5H, MorexV3_pseudomolecules_assembly, whole genome shotgun sequence genome harbors these coding sequences:
- the LOC123397931 gene encoding histone H4, with protein MSGRGKGGKGLGKGGAKRHRKVLRDNIQGITKPAIRRLARRGGVKRISGLIYEETRGVLKIFLENVIRDAVTYTEHARRKTVTAMDVVYALKRQGRTLYGFGG; from the coding sequence ATGTCGGGGCGCGGCAAGGGCGGCAAGGGGCTGGGCAAGGGCGGCGCCAAGCGCCACCGGAAGGTCCTCCGCGACAACATCCAGGGCATCACCAAGCCGGCGATCCGTCGTCTTGCGCGTCGCGGCGGCGTGAAGCGCATCTCAGGGCTCATCTACGAGGAGACCCGCGGCGTGCTCAAGATCTTCCTCGAGAACGTCATCCGCGACGCCGTCACCTACACCGAGCACGCCCGCCGCAAGACCGTCACTGCCATGGACGTCGTCTACGCCCTCAAGCGCCAGGGACGCACCCTCTACGGCTTCGGAGGCTAG